acagttgaatattataatttttttttttttttttttttttttttttttttttttttcataaaactAATCAATAATTTATAGTAATAgtcattttattataccgtggtggaaaataaaataaaacatatatattatatatatatatatatgtatgtattaataataaaacgtgcatattattatatataataacacgCAGGGATAATTAAGTATATACGTGTGAAGTGTTAGAAATATATGATCAtaaatcatattattttttatactagctttttacatttatacaCGTTCTCATGAAGGTTTaggaatatatacatatatacacacacatatattatatatatatatatatatatatatatatataatcatccataattaaaaaacaaaatctatatttttttatatctaaaTTAAATGGGTAATACGAACAGAAAAGATATAAGTCACAAAGAGTATGATAAaagttttataaatatcGAGTCTGCTGaagaacataaaaatataaataaaaatataaaaaataaaaaatttattaatatcgataatagtaataattgtaataatagtaatagtaataatagtaatagtaataataataataataataataacaatattgttagaaataataataattttataaatgctgataaaaaaaagaatgtcATATTAAATGaggatgatgatataaaaaataaagaattagtAGATGAAAGCTttgtgaatatatttttttatgaaaattattttaaaaacctttttaatttaaatgatgtgagtaataataaagttataaatattattgaaCAAAAGGAAGGAGATGAAAGGAATGcagataataatttaaaaaataaaaatattgtaagagataatataaataaaataaagaataccAGAAAtgtaaatgaaatattaatatataataataaatatattattaattttttaaacgATACtacaaaatgtaaaataGAAATTGctaattttatttctttctattttttctttctacatataaaagatatattaaataaaaataatgataatggattaatgaataaaaaaaaatcatccCTTAAggatatatgtaatataaaatatatatataaaaaaattaagacatccaaaaaatatatttcgtCTAATGATATGGATACTTGTATAaggaattatttatatcatattgataagaaaaattatcctattattaaaaaaacaaaatgtcCTTTCTTAAGTAACACAAaggttttatataataaaagaggATATATGGCTTCATGTCCCTTGACTGTCAAGGGAAAAATAAAgcataaaacaaatatatctTCTAAGATTAAATTGAAGAGAGAAAGAAATGATAgtaatatgtttaataatatgataagaaaagataataatatgaatgttaAACAAGAgcaaatacataataatgatactgttaataataacatgactactaacgtCGATGGGTGCTCGGAGCCCACTCATGATAATACCTTCTTAAATATAGAGGAAGAAGAAtttaaaatgttaaaaaattatttgaaaGATGTGAaggagagaaaaaaaaaatataagaaaggATATATTAGCACAAGCAACTTTATATCACACGGTGTTAGATTAGGGACGACACGATCGAGAATTAGAGGGAAATGtttgttaaaaaataagaagatGCATAtgtatgatgataatgaagaattgaataaaaaaaaaaaaaaaaaaatgaataaggATGATCGTATAGAAAATGGCATCATGGAAGATGTGAATGATAAGAGAAAACTTGATTGTGATAATAAGATTAAATTTAATGATATTGAAAAAGAGGATCTTAATATATGTGATACTGAAaatgttgataataatagtaataataataataataataataataataataataataataataataataataataacaataataataatggttataaaaaaaaaataaaaaacaaaaacaaaaacaaaaacaaaaaaaaaaataaattaaacaattataatgataattttgTATCTGTTAATGGTTCGTATGATAATTATTCCATTGATAATAATGTGATTAATGATGAgataagagaaaaaaaaaaaaataataaagaagtgAAAATCATGGTAGATAAGAATAATGATACAGAAAAGGATGGTAACAAAAAGTATGATACATCGTactcttttaatataaagaatactTTGTCTAAGGTGTTTTATAAGAATTATGTAAAGAGAAAGGGAATGATAAAACaacaacataataatattcataatacacataatatacataatacacataatatgcataatacacataatatacataatgagAAGGTGGTGTTGTTAGATGACACGAAAGAGAAAGCGGATCCTATGAATTTAGGTATATCCTTTTCACCTGCTGGTTTATTAATACCTTATCATTTAGGTGTAAGTAGTTTATTAAtagaaaagaatatattaaatatgcaTACTAGTATTGCTGGTTCATCAGCTGGTAGTATCTGTGCATGTTGTTTGAGCGTAGGATTAAGTGTAAATAAATGTTACTTTTTAATAGAGAATATTATTAGTAATGTATATAAGCATGGATGTTATCAGAAGcttgaaaatatattaaatatcgaattaaataaatatttatatgaggatagttatatatacttaaatAATCGTATAGGAAATGTGTTTGTAGGTATAACACAAATATTAccttattacaaaaaattaaatataaataatttttatgatgataatgatttaATCAGTGCAATTATTGCATCTTGTAATATACCTATGTATTTATCTagtaatatttttgtaaactttcgaaataaaaaatgcatAGATGGCTTTTTTAGTACCAAGAAAAAAGATTTTGGGTGTCCAAATACTAGAACAGAACGTATTATTAAGGTATCTCCGTTTGATTCTGATTATGTAGGTAtaggtaataaaaataatagtgTCATCAGTCCTCatctaataaaatataatcatatactttttctttttatttgtgtcaagaatatatttcataagtATATAAACAACTTGTGGATAGAGAaggattatttatttttgattgAAAACTTGAAGGATATTTTGGAAAGGAAAATATTTGATTACTACACATTTGTTAAGAGATACTTTActtttttaagaaaaaatgagACGATAGATGATAAGTATGAAGAGGAGGAATATGAAGATGAAGGTGAAGAATATGAAGAAGAGGATGACGATGAAGAAGAGGATGAGGAAGAGTATGGGCATAATAATGACAACCAGGATGACGAAGGAGATAAAAACAAAACTACTAacgaaaagaataaaaaaaaaaaaaataaaaataataataataataataatatttttaataataacatttttaataataatatttttaataataatatgaatagttGTGTGGGTGTAAGCGAAAAAGATTTTATAAGTACATCAATTGTTGCTAGTTTTGCCAATATAAAAAGACAAATGAATGAGAAAATAGAAAAAcggaaaaatgaaaagaaagaaaagaaagagaaattacaaaggaaaaatatgaataaatgttcaaaaaatagaaataggaatagatatataaataaagatagtaatattcatttaatgaatttaataagaataaaatttaagaatttaaattatatgaatatgaatTCTTTTGAAattgaattatatttaaaaataaataatgatatatttttacagtttaataaacataattataatgtacaaaatttttataatttttcgataacgttaataaatattatgagcAAATATTATTCCGAAAATTTTTATGCAtataatttagaaaaaatagTTTATaagtttttattaaataataaaaattttgaatatatagaaaaacaaTATTCTTCCAAAGAAGATATGAATGAATTGGATATCTTAGTTAATACCTATGATAtgaaatatgataaaattatagagtttttaaaaaataatggatATTTGAAAATcgatagatatatatatttttatcctaAACTAAAAAcagatattatattatttttctttaaagaaatttttttgaatgataatatattaaaaattgatagaaaatttttaaaaaaaaatataaccaTAATGATCGAagtattaaaagaaatattttttaaagaatatgTTAAAAGGTGTATAACAAAGGTGATTTTTTTTCCTGTACATATGAAAGAACATGATCAtgtaatgaataaaaattattataataatcaatatgtaaataatagtaatatgtTTAACACACGTggtgatcataataataacaatcaAACTAATGATAATCATTATAATCATCATTATGATGATacccataataataataataataataatagtaaatattataagaataagaataaaaataaaataatgtatgaaaaggaaagaaaatcgtcatctttatttatatcgaATAATGTTCAAGATGTAAAACCTATAaaacattatttaaaatatagtagtatatataaaaattttatttatattataagtgaaataaaaaattttaataataagataaccaaaattaatagatataattattataactatATGAATTTAAATATTGATGATTTGAATGATGCttatttgtttttgtatgtttatttatattcgaATGTATATTACAAGAGTTTCTTTTCACTGATGAATATGCAATATAGGGATTACCTCCTGAGGGCCCGCAGATTATCTCGCGAGGAAAATAAGATATCCCCAAAAGATGATTCTACAGGGAAAAATAATactactaataataatattagcaataataataatattagcaataatattaacaataataataatattaacaatatttGTAGTAGAGACAACAAAGGTAATCctacaaattataataatatatcgggaaaagaaaaaaatcgAAACATTTTTAGAAAATGGAATTCAAAGGATTTGAAAACGAACTCTAACAACTATATTGCAACAAATAAGCTATCCAAAACATTTTCCGGAATTTGgctagataaaaaaaaaaaaaaaaatgacaaaaCTATAGAGAGAAATGAAAGTgctgaaaataaaatagagaaaaatataatagaaaataattatacaatagataatgataaaagagaatttaatatggataatacaattaaaaatgaaaagagagaaagtgaaaataataataaacatatggAATGCCTtcaaaatgataatgataagaatgttaataataattttaagtttatagaaaataatggaacaaatgaaataaaaaaggaattatATAGAAATGATATGTATAATGATGGGattataaattttgatattaacaatgaatattttttccgtaatttaaataatatgaatgagtGTCAATTTTTTAAGTACACATTATTTGATAAGAACGATAATGTGTttgatcatataaataataaggataatacagattataataaatatttttataaattcgagaacttgattatttttaattatgatTTTACATTGATTTCAAAAATTGAGGACTTTTATCAATCGaatagatataaaatatttgatataaataagaaaaagaaaaaggaaatattttatcatttatattatatatatatatattatagggatattttatttttattgaagTTTGTTTTTACATTAAATTTTTGTGAGaacacaaaatataaatttttaaaaagaagagaaaatacatataaaaagaaatataaggATATGAGGGTTCCTTATATTAACTTACATATGGAACAAGGAGGAGATAAAAAGGGAAACCATGAAAATATACAACATAGGAAGAATAATGAAGTTGATATTGTGTATAATAATAGGGTTGAAGATATAAGAGAAAATATGAACGAACCTATTAAAAATGGATATGCTGATACATATGGGAATATATACGGACATACACacaataattatcataattatcataataataataataatattaataatgatatgacTTTGTGTAGTAGAAGTGTGTTACAAAAGAGCAAACAAATTAGTTTGCTAAACAATCCTACTTTTTCTTCAAATATTGATGAGACCTTTATGGATAGTGCATCTGATGTTAATGATTatgatatagataataataaaagagtGCAACCACATTTTTATGACATATGTGAACATATAAAGAAACCACCGAATAATGgagttaataatatttatagtaATAACAATCTTTATGGTGATGATAACATGAATTATCCTACCTCAAGCACCGGAAAAGGGACACCTAGAAGATTGTTTGAAGGATCAAATAATGATGGAAATAATTCTGTTATTTTATCGAAATCTGAATATGTAAGAAAGAAAAGATTAAGATATTTAGAAGGTAATGATAGTGATTTTGTTGAGGacttaaaaacaaatattgaAGATGAGTtgtatgataaatataaaacatattttgTTAAGAATGTTTATTCTATGAGGAAACTATTTAAAATAGCTTTAGAAGGTTCTGAAGAaaaagttataaaaaaaatttatgattTAGGTAGGAGCGATGCTCATTTATGGTTATTCGTAGAATATTTAAACGttggaatatatttatataaaagaatttatacaatatatattaaactaCTTACAGTTTTTGaatctttaatatatttaacaaatataaataagaaaaaaaaaaaagtggacATATCAACTTTTCTCGCATCGATTGAATATGCtgtaatatatgttaatGGTAATCCATTTGATTTATTTAAGTTTTGTAATTTGCTTGTTTTatgttatacatattatagtATGCCTTATGTGAAAGCTCAAACATCTGTActcaataataatgatgatcatAAATTAGGTACAGTGTATGATAAGAATATCATGAATAAAGAATCAGTGCATGCAAATGGTATTTCAAAGGagttaattaaaaatgataaaacaagtgaaaaattaagaaaaaaggatgaaaaaaaaaaaatgaaaaaaatcaaaaagaaTAGCACTTCAAGTATTGATAtggatattaataattatgaaaaggGTAAAATAGATGTAAGACAAAAcattgattataataataagaaagaaGACAATGTAAATAGtgatcatataataaaaagaaagaatcgtattaaaaaaacaaataaacaaagaaataataaagagaaattaaaaagaagtaTAAGTTTGccattaaatttaaaaagaacggttgtaaaaattattaatttaaaaaataaaataaatttaaataaaaatatcatagatgctattaataatgatatattaaaaggaaCCCCATACgaacacatatatacacattcTAATTTTTGGATATATTCTTCATCAGATGAGAGTGATACATATAATTGTTCAAacgattattatttaaataatgtagATCATGGTAGTAAAGaatttgataatatttttgatcAAATGTCAGATGAACTAGATAATTTTTCGCGcatttctaatttttttaaaacttttAAAAATCTGGATAATAGTTTGAGTTTATCTGGATATTTTggtttttagaaaaaaaaaaaaaaaaaaaaaaattcattttttttatatatatttataatttgcagtgccataaaaaaaaataatttgtgTTTTtctcttattatatatatatatatatatatatatatatatatgtat
This sequence is a window from Plasmodium falciparum 3D7 genome assembly, chromosome: 2. Protein-coding genes within it:
- a CDS encoding patatin-like phospholipase, putative, whose protein sequence is MGNTNRKDISHKEYDKSFINIESAEEHKNINKNIKNKKFINIDNSNNCNNSNSNNSNSNNNNNNNNNIVRNNNNFINADKKKNVILNEDDDIKNKELVDESFVNIFFYENYFKNLFNLNDVSNNKVINIIEQKEGDERNADNNLKNKNIVRDNINKIKNTRNVNEILIYNNKYIINFLNDTTKCKIEIANFISFYFFFLHIKDILNKNNDNGLMNKKKSSLKDICNIKYIYKKIKTSKKYISSNDMDTCIRNYLYHIDKKNYPIIKKTKCPFLSNTKVLYNKRGYMASCPLTVKGKIKHKTNISSKIKLKRERNDSNMFNNMIRKDNNMNVKQEQIHNNDTVNNNMTTNVDGCSEPTHDNTFLNIEEEEFKMLKNYLKDVKERKKKYKKGYISTSNFISHGVRLGTTRSRIRGKCLLKNKKMHMYDDNEELNKKKKKKMNKDDRIENGIMEDVNDKRKLDCDNKIKFNDIEKEDLNICDTENVDNNSNNNNNNNNNNNNNNNNNNNNNNNGYKKKIKNKNKNKNKKKNKLNNYNDNFVSVNGSYDNYSIDNNVINDEIREKKKNNKEVKIMVDKNNDTEKDGNKKYDTSYSFNIKNTLSKVFYKNYVKRKGMIKQQHNNIHNTHNIHNTHNMHNTHNIHNEKVVLLDDTKEKADPMNLGISFSPAGLLIPYHLGVSSLLIEKNILNMHTSIAGSSAGSICACCLSVGLSVNKCYFLIENIISNVYKHGCYQKLENILNIELNKYLYEDSYIYLNNRIGNVFVGITQILPYYKKLNINNFYDDNDLISAIIASCNIPMYLSSNIFVNFRNKKCIDGFFSTKKKDFGCPNTRTERIIKVSPFDSDYVGIGNKNNSVISPHLIKYNHILFLFICVKNIFHKYINNLWIEKDYLFLIENLKDILERKIFDYYTFVKRYFTFLRKNETIDDKYEEEEYEDEGEEYEEEDDDEEEDEEEYGHNNDNQDDEGDKNKTTNEKNKKKKNKNNNNNNNIFNNNIFNNNIFNNNMNSCVGVSEKDFISTSIVASFANIKRQMNEKIEKRKNEKKEKKEKLQRKNMNKCSKNRNRNRYINKDSNIHLMNLIRIKFKNLNYMNMNSFEIELYLKINNDIFLQFNKHNYNVQNFYNFSITLINIMSKYYSENFYAYNLEKIVYKFLLNNKNFEYIEKQYSSKEDMNELDILVNTYDMKYDKIIEFLKNNGYLKIDRYIYFYPKLKTDIILFFFKEIFLNDNILKIDRKFLKKNITIMIEVLKEIFFKEYVKRCITKVIFFPVHMKEHDHVMNKNYYNNQYVNNSNMFNTRGDHNNNNQTNDNHYNHHYDDTHNNNNNNNSKYYKNKNKNKIMYEKERKSSSLFISNNVQDVKPIKHYLKYSSIYKNFIYIISEIKNFNNKITKINRYNYYNYMNLNIDDLNDAYLFLYVYLYSNVYYKSFFSLMNMQYRDYLLRARRLSREENKISPKDDSTGKNNTTNNNISNNNNISNNINNNNNINNICSRDNKGNPTNYNNISGKEKNRNIFRKWNSKDLKTNSNNYIATNKLSKTFSGIWLDKKKKKNDKTIERNESAENKIEKNIIENNYTIDNDKREFNMDNTIKNEKRESENNNKHMECLQNDNDKNVNNNFKFIENNGTNEIKKELYRNDMYNDGIINFDINNEYFFRNLNNMNECQFFKYTLFDKNDNVFDHINNKDNTDYNKYFYKFENLIIFNYDFTLISKIEDFYQSNRYKIFDINKKKKKEIFYHLYYIYIYYRDILFLLKFVFTLNFCENTKYKFLKRRENTYKKKYKDMRVPYINLHMEQGGDKKGNHENIQHRKNNEVDIVYNNRVEDIRENMNEPIKNGYADTYGNIYGHTHNNYHNYHNNNNNINNDMTLCSRSVLQKSKQISLLNNPTFSSNIDETFMDSASDVNDYDIDNNKRVQPHFYDICEHIKKPPNNGVNNIYSNNNLYGDDNMNYPTSSTGKGTPRRLFEGSNNDGNNSVILSKSEYVRKKRLRYLEGNDSDFVEDLKTNIEDELYDKYKTYFVKNVYSMRKLFKIALEGSEEKVIKKIYDLGRSDAHLWLFVEYLNVGIYLYKRIYTIYIKLLTVFESLIYLTNINKKKKKVDISTFLASIEYAVIYVNGNPFDLFKFCNLLVLCYTYYSMPYVKAQTSVLNNNDDHKLGTVYDKNIMNKESVHANGISKELIKNDKTSEKLRKKDEKKKMKKIKKNSTSSIDMDINNYEKGKIDVRQNIDYNNKKEDNVNSDHIIKRKNRIKKTNKQRNNKEKLKRSISLPLNLKRTVVKIINLKNKINLNKNIIDAINNDILKGTPYEHIYTHSNFWIYSSSDESDTYNCSNDYYLNNVDHGSKEFDNIFDQMSDELDNFSRISNFFKTFKNLDNSLSLSGYFGF